The uncultured Bacteroides sp. genome has a segment encoding these proteins:
- a CDS encoding UDP-2,3-diacylglucosamine diphosphatase gives MQLRTYYPTVVLSDIHLGTPHSKTEEVSNFLKSINCDKLILNGDIIDGWHLQKSGLNKWKPKHTQFFKVIMKMMENFGTEVIYVRGNHDDFLDNLAPLTLYNISIVKDYIYESHGKRYYVTHGDVFDTVTTQMKWLAKLGDVGYSCLLWLNKIYNARRLKQGKPYYSLSQNIKQKVKSAVSYISDFEKELVELARIKRCNGIICGHIHHPENTYYKEIHYLNSGDWVESLSALVEDKDGNWSIRYYEGALMQENMDSVIDEINIAS, from the coding sequence ATGCAATTACGTACTTATTATCCTACAGTTGTCCTCTCGGACATTCACTTGGGAACTCCTCATTCCAAGACAGAGGAAGTGAGCAACTTCCTGAAATCAATCAATTGTGATAAACTGATCCTGAACGGAGACATTATTGATGGCTGGCATTTGCAAAAAAGCGGACTGAATAAATGGAAACCAAAGCATACTCAGTTCTTTAAGGTAATCATGAAAATGATGGAGAATTTTGGCACTGAAGTAATTTATGTTCGTGGTAATCACGATGATTTTCTTGATAACCTGGCTCCGCTTACCCTTTATAATATCAGTATAGTAAAAGATTATATTTACGAAAGTCATGGCAAACGCTATTATGTTACTCACGGCGATGTATTCGATACTGTAACTACTCAGATGAAATGGTTGGCCAAACTGGGCGATGTGGGTTATTCTTGCCTGCTTTGGCTGAACAAAATATATAACGCCCGCAGACTGAAACAGGGTAAACCCTATTATTCACTTTCACAAAACATCAAGCAGAAAGTAAAATCGGCAGTCTCTTACATATCCGACTTTGAAAAAGAACTGGTGGAGCTTGCCCGGATAAAGCGTTGCAACGGAATAATTTGCGGACATATACACCATCCCGAGAATACTTACTACAAAGAAATTCATTACCTGAATTCGGGCGACTGGGTGGAAAGTCTTTCGGCACTTGTGGAAGACAAGGATGGCAACTGGAGTATACGCTACTATGAAGGAGCGTTGATGCAAGAGAATATGGATAGTGTGATTGACGAAATAAATATAGCCTCATGA
- a CDS encoding glycosyltransferase family protein has translation MKFLFIVQGEGRGHFTQAITLEEMLINNGHEVVEILVGKSSSRSLPGFFNRNIKAPVKRFVSPNFLPTAQNRRVSLGRSVAYNLLQLPAYINSMFYIKQRIQESGADVVINFYELLTGLTYTLLRPRVPYVCIGHQYLFLHKDFEFPKKNPLSLFMLRFFTHLTSLGASKKLALSFTEMCDDRNITVVPPLLRREVLSLQSKQGDYIHGYMVNSGYADQIVSYNKEHPDLTMHFFWDKPDMPEEMKVTDSLSFHALNDVDFLKYMSGCRAYASTAGFESICEAMYIGKPVVMVPVHIEQDCNAYDAARAGAGVVDDSFNLDKLLEFSDEYVPNRSFAYWVNSCERILIEELEDKIDQHTTFAIPALSNYFQL, from the coding sequence ATGAAATTCTTGTTTATCGTTCAGGGTGAAGGTCGGGGACACTTTACCCAAGCCATTACGCTGGAAGAGATGCTGATAAATAACGGACACGAAGTTGTGGAAATTTTAGTGGGAAAAAGTTCTTCCCGCTCACTTCCAGGCTTTTTTAACCGAAATATAAAAGCTCCGGTAAAACGATTTGTTAGTCCCAACTTTCTTCCTACTGCACAGAACAGAAGAGTGTCTTTAGGTAGGAGTGTAGCTTATAATTTATTGCAGTTGCCTGCATATATAAATAGTATGTTTTATATAAAACAACGCATACAAGAATCCGGTGCCGACGTGGTCATTAACTTCTACGAACTGCTAACAGGCCTCACTTATACTCTTCTCCGGCCCCGGGTTCCTTATGTGTGCATTGGTCATCAATATTTGTTCCTTCACAAGGATTTTGAGTTCCCTAAGAAGAACCCGTTGAGTCTCTTTATGCTACGTTTCTTTACACACCTTACCAGTCTTGGCGCATCAAAGAAGCTGGCATTATCATTTACAGAGATGTGTGATGATAGAAATATAACTGTAGTTCCTCCGTTGTTGCGAAGGGAAGTTTTATCTCTCCAATCAAAACAGGGTGATTATATTCATGGATATATGGTAAATTCCGGCTATGCAGATCAGATTGTCTCTTACAATAAAGAGCATCCTGATTTAACAATGCACTTTTTCTGGGACAAACCCGATATGCCTGAGGAAATGAAAGTGACTGATAGTCTTTCTTTTCATGCACTGAACGATGTAGACTTCCTGAAATACATGAGTGGCTGCCGGGCGTATGCCAGTACCGCCGGATTTGAATCAATCTGTGAAGCAATGTATATAGGGAAACCGGTAGTGATGGTTCCTGTACATATTGAGCAAGATTGCAATGCTTACGATGCAGCCCGTGCGGGAGCAGGTGTAGTAGACGATTCTTTTAACCTTGATAAATTACTTGAATTCTCAGATGAGTATGTTCCCAATCGCTCCTTTGCTTATTGGGTAAACAGTTGCGAAAGGATACTTATTGAAGAACTTGAAGATAAAATAGATCAACATACAACTTTTGCCATTCCGGCATTATCAAATTATTTTCAGCTATGA
- a CDS encoding HU family DNA-binding protein: MAATYDLRENPNPKKDGKKQPLHPRIVSKGTIPARELLEEISSGTTFNVGELEGALSALAERMAFHLKNGYRVELGNLGYFSAKLKARPVMEKDEIRSASVEFDNVNFRASAWFKKHTRGTVERSNRGFQASAQLSEEERKDLLEKYLDENSYITRRDYTFLTGLLKNNAMKDLKEFVNQGVLVSSGRLNQMIFLRAPKK, from the coding sequence ATGGCAGCTACCTATGATTTAAGAGAGAACCCCAATCCTAAGAAAGACGGAAAGAAACAACCATTACACCCACGAATTGTATCAAAAGGCACCATTCCTGCAAGGGAATTGCTGGAGGAAATTTCTTCGGGAACTACTTTTAATGTTGGCGAACTGGAGGGAGCACTTAGCGCACTGGCCGAAAGAATGGCGTTTCACCTAAAAAACGGATATCGTGTGGAATTGGGAAATCTTGGCTATTTCTCTGCCAAACTAAAAGCGCGTCCGGTAATGGAAAAAGATGAAATACGGTCGGCCTCTGTTGAATTTGATAATGTAAACTTCCGCGCATCGGCATGGTTCAAGAAGCATACACGCGGAACTGTGGAACGTTCTAACAGAGGATTTCAAGCCTCGGCTCAACTTAGCGAGGAAGAACGAAAAGATCTACTGGAAAAATACCTTGATGAGAATTCTTACATTACTCGTAGAGATTATACTTTCCTCACCGGATTACTAAAAAACAATGCAATGAAGGACTTGAAAGAGTTTGTGAATCAAGGAGTCTTAGTTTCAAGTGGCCGCCTGAACCAAATGATTTTTCTTCGGGCTCCGAAGAAATAA
- a CDS encoding XRE family transcriptional regulator, translated as MEEVFSKRLKSARVMQGLSMDALCARMDNIISKQSISKYETGKMMPDSTILIALANALQVSVDYLFRPFKTDLQSIEFRKKSKLKITALNGIKEKVRDSVERYLEIENILNMDSQFKINFSNVTVQCADDVKNLVVRLRKEWNLGEDTISSVLSLLEENEIKVIELDAPAGFDGLSGWVNQSYPVIVLNKNFPAERKRFTALHELGHLLLSFDPIISASEQESLCHLFASEMLLPSNQFIKLLGASRKDISLLELIDLQMQ; from the coding sequence ATGGAAGAAGTATTTTCTAAGAGATTAAAAAGCGCCCGTGTAATGCAAGGACTCTCTATGGATGCATTATGTGCCCGTATGGATAACATTATATCCAAACAATCCATTTCTAAATACGAAACTGGAAAGATGATGCCGGACAGTACTATATTGATAGCTTTGGCAAATGCTTTGCAAGTTAGCGTGGATTATCTGTTCCGTCCTTTCAAAACTGACTTGCAATCTATTGAATTCCGTAAAAAGAGCAAACTCAAAATTACGGCACTAAATGGTATTAAAGAGAAGGTCCGGGATTCCGTGGAACGTTATCTGGAAATTGAGAATATATTAAATATGGATTCTCAGTTCAAAATTAATTTCTCAAATGTAACTGTTCAATGTGCTGATGACGTAAAAAATCTGGTTGTTCGTCTTCGAAAAGAATGGAATCTGGGAGAAGATACTATTAGTTCTGTTTTAAGTCTATTGGAAGAGAATGAAATAAAAGTAATTGAGCTGGATGCTCCGGCTGGGTTTGATGGTTTAAGTGGTTGGGTGAATCAATCTTATCCTGTTATTGTATTAAATAAGAATTTCCCTGCTGAAAGAAAACGTTTCACTGCTTTACACGAATTAGGACATCTTCTACTCTCTTTCGATCCGATTATTTCTGCCAGTGAGCAGGAAAGTTTATGCCATCTGTTTGCAAGTGAAATGTTGTTACCTTCTAATCAGTTTATAAAACTTCTCGGAGCTTCGCGTAAAGATATCTCATTACTAGAATTGATTGATCTGCAAATGCAATAA
- a CDS encoding S46 family peptidase produces the protein MKKFLFTATAFMYFMGSYAHEGMWMLPDLKEQNAAAMYELGLEVPIDQVYNPDGISIKDAVVHFGAGCTGEVISSEGLILTNHHCGYSYIQQQSSVEHDYLTDGFWAMNREQELPCKGLTVTFIDKILDVTTFVQDRLKKDDDPEGVNYLSPKYLETVAKKFAEENKIEQTPSTVLELKVFYGGNKYYLFVKTVYKDIRMVGAPPSSIGKFGADTDNWMWPRHTGDFSMFRIYANKDGKSAEYSKNNVPLKVKKHLTLNISGVKEGDFAMVMGFPGRNWRYMISDEVEERMQTTNFARDTIRGIRQATMMQEMQKDPAVRIQYASKYASSANYWKNAIGMNEGLVHLKVLDTKKEQQEKLLAYGKAHNDDSYQKAFNQIRSIVAQRRDPMYHQQIIGEALASGTEFSKVPSTSALLNSLKGKDKEKIDAEKEALKKAADSYFNKDYNPEVDRKISKEMLKVYAALIPEEKRITIFSVIKDRFKGNSSAFVDACFDNSIFGSKERFNKFIEKPSIYRIETDWMVLYNISVIGGLAQTAIEMKDLDKTYNAAHKTWVKGMTEMRKEAGMAIYPDANSTLRLTYGKVLSYEPRDGEVDNYYTTLKGVMQKEDPNNWEFVVPAKLKELYNNKDFGRYGMKNGEMPVCFITNTDNTGGNSGSPVFNGKGELIGTAFDRNYEGLTGDIAYRPSSQRAACVDIRYTLFIIDKFAGASHLVKEMTIKE, from the coding sequence ATGAAGAAATTTCTATTTACAGCCACAGCATTTATGTACTTCATGGGCAGTTATGCTCATGAAGGTATGTGGATGTTGCCAGATCTCAAAGAACAGAATGCCGCTGCAATGTACGAACTGGGACTGGAAGTTCCCATTGATCAGGTTTATAATCCGGATGGCATCAGTATAAAAGATGCAGTAGTTCACTTTGGTGCCGGATGCACGGGTGAAGTTATCTCATCCGAAGGCTTAATCCTTACCAACCATCACTGCGGATACAGCTACATACAGCAACAAAGTTCGGTAGAACACGATTACCTGACCGATGGTTTCTGGGCAATGAACCGTGAGCAGGAACTTCCATGCAAAGGTTTGACAGTTACTTTCATTGATAAAATTCTGGATGTAACCACCTTTGTTCAGGATAGATTAAAGAAAGACGATGATCCGGAAGGAGTGAATTATCTGTCACCTAAATATTTAGAAACAGTAGCCAAGAAGTTTGCAGAAGAAAACAAGATTGAGCAAACTCCATCTACCGTCCTTGAGCTGAAAGTTTTTTACGGAGGAAACAAATACTACTTGTTCGTAAAAACTGTCTATAAAGATATCCGTATGGTTGGTGCTCCTCCTTCATCCATTGGAAAGTTTGGTGCCGATACAGATAACTGGATGTGGCCTCGCCATACAGGAGACTTCTCCATGTTCCGCATTTATGCCAATAAAGATGGAAAGTCTGCCGAGTATTCCAAAAACAATGTTCCATTAAAGGTAAAAAAACACCTCACTCTTAATATCAGTGGTGTGAAAGAAGGCGACTTTGCCATGGTTATGGGATTTCCCGGACGCAACTGGCGTTACATGATTTCCGATGAAGTGGAAGAACGTATGCAGACCACCAACTTTGCACGCGACACCATTCGGGGCATTCGTCAGGCTACCATGATGCAAGAGATGCAGAAAGATCCGGCAGTGCGCATTCAGTACGCCAGCAAATATGCATCTTCCGCTAATTACTGGAAAAATGCCATTGGAATGAACGAAGGACTTGTTCACTTAAAGGTACTTGATACAAAGAAAGAACAACAGGAAAAACTTCTTGCTTATGGCAAGGCGCACAACGACGATTCTTATCAGAAAGCTTTCAACCAGATTCGGTCTATCGTAGCTCAGCGCAGAGATCCAATGTATCATCAGCAGATTATCGGCGAAGCATTGGCTAGTGGTACAGAATTCTCTAAAGTTCCTTCTACTTCGGCACTGCTCAATTCATTAAAGGGTAAGGACAAAGAGAAAATAGATGCTGAAAAAGAAGCTTTGAAGAAAGCCGCTGACAGTTATTTCAATAAGGATTACAATCCGGAAGTAGACAGAAAGATATCTAAAGAGATGCTTAAAGTCTATGCCGCTTTAATCCCTGAAGAAAAACGCATCACCATATTCAGTGTGATAAAAGATCGCTTTAAAGGAAACTCCTCCGCATTTGTTGATGCATGTTTCGATAATTCGATCTTCGGTTCTAAGGAAAGATTCAATAAGTTTATTGAAAAGCCAAGTATCTATAGAATTGAAACAGACTGGATGGTATTATACAACATTTCTGTAATTGGCGGATTGGCACAAACAGCCATCGAAATGAAAGATCTGGATAAGACATATAATGCTGCTCATAAAACATGGGTAAAAGGTATGACCGAAATGAGAAAAGAAGCAGGAATGGCAATCTATCCGGATGCCAACTCTACCCTGCGCCTCACTTACGGAAAAGTACTTTCCTATGAGCCCAGAGACGGTGAGGTTGATAATTATTACACCACATTGAAAGGGGTAATGCAAAAAGAAGATCCTAACAACTGGGAATTCGTTGTTCCGGCTAAGCTGAAAGAGTTATATAACAATAAAGACTTTGGACGTTACGGAATGAAAAACGGAGAAATGCCTGTTTGCTTCATAACAAACACAGATAACACCGGAGGTAATTCCGGAAGTCCTGTATTTAATGGTAAAGGTGAACTGATTGGTACAGCATTTGACCGCAACTATGAAGGATTAACCGGAGACATTGCTTACCGTCCGTCTTCACAACGTGCAGCCTGTGTGGATATCCGATATACACTGTTCATCATTGATAAGTTTGCCGGCGCTTCACATCTGGTTAAGGAAATGACGATTAAGGAATAA
- a CDS encoding S46 family peptidase → MNKLRTSLFVLLVLTFVSAKADEGMWLLQLMKEQHSIDMMKKQGLLLEADDVYNPNGVSLKDAVGIFGGGCTGEIISSEGLILTNHHCGYDAIQQHSSVEHDYLTDGFWAKNRKEEIPTPGLAFTYIERIEDITDLVNTQIKEGKTTVIDSYTNGYLTKLADQLLAKSDLKGKPGISAQALPFYAGNKYYLMFKKRYSDVRMVAAPPSAIGKFGGETDNWMWPRHTGDFSMFRIYADANGEPAEYSPSNVPLKCKKHLTISLKGVQEGDYAMVMGFPGRTSRYLTASEVKERMEAQNAPRIRVRGARQDVLIAEMNKSDKVRIQYASKYARSCNYWKNSIGMNKAIVDNKVIETKIAQENKFIEFAKSKGNQEYMDVVKKIDDAISKISGSEYQATCFQEVFLGGIEFGTPYLLCDTLKTALDKKDKVLVASMIEKMKKSYSQIHNKDYDHEVDRKVAKALLPLYAEMIPAEQRPAIYSVIEKEFKGDYNKFVDACYDNSIFANQANFDRFIKNPTKSALEKDLMAKYVRAKYDKLKELSQGSKSLSESLALLHKTYVRGLNEMKEPVPSYPDANFTLRLTYGNVKSYDPKDGVHYKYFTTMKGIMEKEDPNNREFTVPAKLKELYNNKDFGRYAMKNGEMPVCFLSTNDITGGNSGSPVINGKGQLIGAAFDGNWESLSGDINFNNDLQRCICVDIRYVLFIVEKLGNSKHLVDEMTIEE, encoded by the coding sequence ATGAATAAATTGAGAACTTCTTTGTTTGTACTATTAGTACTTACATTTGTATCTGCAAAGGCAGATGAAGGTATGTGGCTGCTTCAGTTAATGAAAGAGCAACATTCCATTGACATGATGAAAAAGCAAGGTTTGCTGCTTGAAGCCGACGATGTATATAATCCAAACGGAGTTTCCCTTAAAGATGCTGTAGGTATTTTTGGTGGTGGATGCACTGGTGAAATTATCTCTTCGGAAGGATTAATCCTGACCAACCATCATTGTGGCTATGATGCCATTCAGCAACACAGTTCCGTAGAACACGACTATTTAACCGACGGTTTCTGGGCTAAGAACCGCAAGGAAGAAATTCCTACTCCGGGACTTGCTTTCACTTACATTGAAAGAATAGAAGATATCACTGATCTTGTAAACACTCAGATTAAGGAGGGCAAAACTACCGTAATTGATTCTTATACAAACGGTTATCTTACAAAGCTTGCCGACCAACTACTTGCTAAAAGTGATTTAAAAGGGAAACCGGGCATCAGCGCTCAGGCTCTTCCATTCTACGCAGGAAACAAATACTATTTAATGTTTAAGAAAAGATACAGCGACGTGCGTATGGTTGCTGCTCCTCCTTCAGCAATTGGTAAGTTTGGCGGAGAAACAGACAACTGGATGTGGCCACGCCATACCGGTGACTTCTCTATGTTCCGTATCTATGCCGATGCTAATGGTGAACCAGCTGAATACAGTCCCAGCAACGTTCCTTTGAAATGCAAAAAACACCTCACCATCTCTTTAAAAGGAGTTCAGGAAGGTGACTATGCCATGGTTATGGGTTTCCCGGGAAGAACTTCACGCTACCTTACTGCATCTGAAGTTAAAGAACGCATGGAAGCACAGAATGCTCCAAGAATCCGTGTTCGCGGTGCTCGTCAGGATGTATTGATTGCCGAAATGAACAAAAGCGATAAAGTACGCATTCAGTATGCAAGCAAATATGCACGTTCATGCAACTACTGGAAGAACTCTATCGGAATGAACAAAGCAATTGTTGATAACAAAGTTATTGAAACTAAAATTGCTCAGGAAAACAAGTTCATTGAATTTGCTAAATCAAAAGGCAATCAGGAATACATGGATGTAGTTAAGAAGATAGACGATGCCATCTCCAAAATATCAGGTAGTGAATACCAGGCAACTTGTTTCCAGGAAGTATTCTTAGGAGGCATTGAGTTCGGTACTCCTTATCTTCTTTGTGATACACTGAAAACAGCTTTGGATAAAAAAGATAAAGTTCTGGTTGCTTCCATGATTGAGAAGATGAAGAAATCATATAGCCAGATCCACAATAAGGATTACGACCATGAAGTTGACCGCAAAGTGGCTAAGGCTCTTCTTCCATTGTATGCAGAAATGATTCCGGCCGAACAACGTCCCGCTATCTATTCAGTAATTGAAAAAGAATTTAAAGGAGATTACAATAAGTTTGTTGATGCTTGCTATGATAATTCTATTTTCGCAAATCAGGCAAATTTCGACCGTTTTATAAAGAATCCTACAAAAAGTGCTTTGGAGAAAGACTTAATGGCGAAATATGTTCGTGCAAAATACGACAAATTAAAGGAACTGTCTCAAGGCAGCAAGTCTTTATCTGAATCACTGGCATTGCTTCACAAAACTTATGTTCGCGGATTAAATGAAATGAAGGAACCTGTTCCCTCCTACCCTGATGCAAACTTCACCCTTCGCCTTACTTATGGTAATGTAAAATCATACGATCCTAAAGATGGAGTACACTACAAATACTTCACTACCATGAAGGGAATCATGGAAAAAGAAGATCCTAACAACCGCGAGTTTACTGTTCCAGCTAAACTTAAAGAGTTATATAACAACAAAGACTTCGGACGTTATGCAATGAAGAACGGTGAAATGCCGGTTTGCTTCCTTTCTACAAACGACATTACCGGTGGTAATTCCGGAAGTCCGGTTATCAATGGAAAAGGTCAGTTAATCGGTGCAGCTTTCGATGGCAACTGGGAATCATTAAGCGGAGACATCAATTTCAACAATGATCTTCAAAGATGTATCTGCGTTGACATCCGCTACGTGTTGTTTATCGTAGAAAAACTAGGAAACAGCAAGCATCTGGTTGATGAAATGACTATTGAAGAATAA
- a CDS encoding DUF4369 domain-containing protein: MIKFYSSLLFILLAFTSCSKSYKITGVSSVSSLDGKKLFLKVAKNGQWVAVDSAEVVHGEFTMKGSVDSVQMVSLFMDDDNIMPMVLEGGNIDVSISNTKLTVKGTPLNEKLYTFVDKKASMDARVADLGHKEAKMILDGVDPAEINQILTKESDQLMNEINVYVKSFIAENYENVLGPGVFLMISSNLPYPLMTPAMEDMVKNAPDSFKNNPLIKEYVTKAHENMQSIQEHQMMQQNEQQAASMPQPTVANN, encoded by the coding sequence ATGATTAAATTCTACTCTTCATTACTCTTCATTTTATTAGCATTTACTTCTTGCAGTAAAAGTTATAAAATAACAGGTGTATCTTCGGTTTCAAGCCTGGACGGAAAAAAGCTGTTTCTCAAAGTGGCAAAGAATGGCCAATGGGTAGCAGTAGATTCAGCTGAGGTTGTGCATGGCGAGTTTACTATGAAAGGAAGTGTGGATTCAGTACAAATGGTCTCTCTTTTCATGGATGATGATAATATTATGCCAATGGTATTGGAAGGGGGAAATATTGATGTTTCAATATCAAATACCAAATTGACAGTTAAGGGTACTCCTCTGAATGAGAAGCTATATACTTTTGTAGATAAGAAAGCATCTATGGATGCCCGTGTAGCAGATTTAGGACATAAGGAAGCGAAGATGATTCTTGATGGAGTGGATCCTGCAGAAATAAATCAGATTCTGACTAAAGAGAGTGATCAGCTGATGAATGAGATTAATGTTTATGTGAAGTCCTTTATTGCTGAAAACTATGAGAATGTACTGGGGCCGGGAGTCTTTTTGATGATAAGCAGTAATCTTCCTTACCCACTGATGACACCTGCTATGGAGGATATGGTAAAGAATGCTCCTGATTCATTTAAGAATAATCCTTTGATTAAAGAATATGTGACTAAAGCGCATGAAAATATGCAATCAATTCAGGAACATCAGATGATGCAGCAAAATGAACAGCAGGCGGCATCTATGCCTCAACCTACTGTTGCTAATAATTAA
- a CDS encoding lysophospholipid acyltransferase family protein yields the protein MKFLYYIYQVCIVLPILLVITILTALITIAGCTLGSAHFWGYYPGKIWSRLVCFFLLIRVKVNGKENIKGKTSYVFVANHQGSFDIFLIYGYLGRNFKWMMKKGIRKIPFVGKACAEAGHIFVDRSGPRKVLETIQKTKATLTEGTSVVVFPEGARSFSGHMGYFKKGAFQLADDLQLAVVPLTIDGSFDILPRTGKWIHRHNMILTIHKPIPPKGKGTKNIQEILEESYKEIESSIPQKHKGMVLNPDQD from the coding sequence ATGAAATTCTTATACTATATCTATCAAGTTTGCATCGTACTTCCCATACTTCTTGTAATAACAATTCTAACTGCATTAATTACCATTGCAGGATGCACATTGGGAAGTGCGCATTTTTGGGGATATTACCCCGGTAAAATCTGGTCAAGATTAGTATGTTTCTTTTTATTGATACGCGTAAAAGTCAACGGAAAAGAAAATATCAAAGGAAAAACATCTTATGTCTTTGTTGCGAACCATCAAGGATCATTTGATATTTTCCTTATTTATGGATATCTGGGAAGAAACTTTAAGTGGATGATGAAAAAGGGAATACGGAAAATACCTTTTGTAGGGAAAGCTTGTGCAGAAGCCGGACACATATTCGTTGACAGAAGTGGCCCCAGAAAGGTATTAGAAACAATCCAGAAAACCAAGGCAACGCTCACTGAAGGAACTTCGGTGGTAGTTTTTCCGGAAGGTGCGCGGAGCTTCAGTGGTCATATGGGGTATTTTAAAAAAGGAGCATTCCAACTGGCAGATGATTTGCAACTGGCTGTTGTTCCATTAACAATTGACGGTTCATTTGATATTCTTCCTCGTACAGGGAAATGGATTCACCGGCATAATATGATACTCACTATTCACAAACCAATTCCCCCAAAAGGAAAAGGAACAAAGAATATTCAAGAAATATTAGAGGAATCTTATAAAGAGATAGAAAGCTCCATTCCCCAAAAACATAAGGGAATGGTACTTAATCCTGATCAGGATTAA
- the kbl gene encoding glycine C-acetyltransferase: protein MYNKMKNYLGDVITEIREAGLYKEERLIESAQQAAITVNGKEVLNFCANNYLGLSNNPRLIAAAKEMMDRRGYGMSSVRFICGTQDVHKELEAAISDYFKTEDTILYAACFDANGGVFEPLLGEEDAIISDSLNHASIIDGVRLCKAKRYRYANANMEELEKCLQEAQAQRFRIVVTDGVFSMDGNVAPLDKICDLADKYDALVMVDECHSAGVVGKTGHGVNEQFNTYGRIDIMTGTLGKAFGGAIGGFTTGRKEIIELLRQRSRPYLFSNSIPPAVIGASMEVFKMLKENNDLHDKLVENVTYFRTKMIEAGFDIKPTQSAICAVMLYDAKLSQEYAAKLQEEGIYVTGFYYPVVPKDQARIRVQLSAGHNKIHLDRCINAFIKVGKELGVIK from the coding sequence ATGTACAATAAGATGAAAAATTATCTTGGTGATGTAATCACTGAGATTAGAGAAGCGGGACTTTATAAAGAAGAGAGATTAATTGAAAGTGCACAGCAAGCAGCTATTACTGTGAACGGCAAAGAAGTACTAAACTTTTGTGCAAACAATTACCTGGGATTATCAAACAATCCTCGTTTAATTGCAGCTGCTAAAGAGATGATGGACAGACGTGGGTATGGAATGTCTTCAGTACGTTTCATTTGCGGAACTCAAGATGTTCACAAAGAACTGGAAGCTGCAATTTCTGATTATTTCAAGACTGAAGACACAATTCTTTATGCTGCCTGCTTTGATGCCAATGGCGGTGTGTTTGAACCTTTGCTTGGAGAAGAAGATGCTATCATCTCAGACTCATTAAATCACGCTTCAATCATTGACGGTGTAAGACTTTGCAAGGCAAAACGCTACCGCTATGCAAATGCGAATATGGAGGAACTGGAAAAATGTTTGCAGGAGGCACAAGCGCAACGCTTCCGTATCGTTGTTACAGACGGAGTTTTCTCAATGGACGGCAACGTGGCTCCACTGGACAAGATTTGTGACTTAGCAGATAAATATGACGCACTTGTAATGGTTGACGAGTGTCACTCTGCCGGTGTAGTTGGAAAAACTGGACATGGAGTAAATGAACAGTTCAATACCTACGGTCGCATTGATATAATGACAGGTACACTGGGTAAAGCATTTGGCGGAGCCATTGGCGGATTTACCACCGGTCGCAAAGAGATTATCGAATTGCTTCGTCAGCGCTCTCGCCCTTATTTATTCTCTAACTCTATTCCTCCCGCAGTAATTGGTGCTAGCATGGAAGTTTTCAAAATGTTGAAAGAGAATAACGACTTACATGATAAGCTAGTTGAGAATGTAACTTACTTCCGGACAAAAATGATTGAAGCCGGATTTGATATCAAACCTACTCAAAGCGCTATTTGTGCCGTGATGCTTTATGATGCCAAACTATCACAGGAATATGCAGCCAAGTTACAGGAAGAAGGAATTTATGTAACTGGTTTCTATTATCCGGTAGTACCAAAAGACCAAGCCAGAATTCGCGTTCAACTATCAGCTGGCCACAATAAAATTCATCTGGACAGATGTATCAATGCGTTTATTAAAGTAGGAAAAGAATTAGGTGTAATAAAATAA